One window from the genome of Lysobacter helvus encodes:
- the mrcB gene encoding penicillin-binding protein 1B, with protein MPKQPPRIEYDEDDDRDDAAPPGWRRRVITWGLAAVALGLGFLVPYTLYLNHQVGERFGQLQWQLPTRVYARPLVLRPGAAMDAQTLKTELDAASYRDDGAGVRPGTYARKGGRWLIASRGYFDVDGQVAPRRIEVVLSGSRVATVRDPARKQGLKQARLDPARIATLYGQQQEERRLVRIEEVPELLVTGLQAVEDRDFNSHHGLDLSGILRAAWVNMRSGEAKQGASTLTQQLARSGLLGIGKEQTLRRKFKEMLYALLIEARYDKRTILEAYFNQVYLGQQGSQAIHGVAAASEFWFGRDLRDLSTEQIALMIGIVRGPSYYDPRRHPERALQRRNFALGKMHESGLINDQEYARAMGAPLGVSATPLNIANRFPSYVDLVRRQLARDYPADALQGAGLIVLSAMSPSAQAYAEGAVTRTLKSVESKRRPPLQAGLVVTDVHNGDVAAVVGSRSFQEHGFNRAVEAQRPVGSLLKPFVYLLALAQPAKYSLATYVDDGPVTVSLGQGKRWTPGNSDGRSHGSVRLIDALAQSYNQATVRIGMQVDPRRLGALIKTLAGIEADPNPALILGSVDQSPYAMAQLYQFLASGGQIQPLHAVRGVLDAKGKALNRYDTIPPPAQEGDAIAARLIGTAMQHTVTSGTAHQLVGDGLGRLQAAGKTGTSNDSRDSWFAGYTGDYLAVVWVGNDQNQPTGLYGATGAMRVWSGIFSRLPSKPLEIGDKGLNWTWVIGGNATDPDCPGARRFAFVAGFQPPYAPCQIQAPPQEESGGWRDWFGFGKDNDQQQPQPPPQPQQQQAPPQDNGQ; from the coding sequence ATGCCCAAGCAGCCCCCGCGGATCGAGTACGACGAAGACGACGACCGCGATGACGCCGCCCCGCCGGGGTGGCGACGACGCGTCATCACGTGGGGCCTGGCGGCCGTGGCCCTCGGGCTCGGCTTCCTGGTCCCGTACACCCTGTATCTCAACCACCAGGTCGGCGAGCGCTTCGGCCAGTTGCAATGGCAGTTGCCCACGCGGGTGTACGCGCGCCCGCTGGTGCTGCGCCCCGGCGCGGCGATGGATGCGCAGACGCTCAAGACCGAACTCGACGCGGCTTCCTACCGCGACGACGGCGCCGGCGTGCGCCCCGGCACCTACGCCCGCAAGGGCGGCCGCTGGCTGATCGCCAGCCGCGGGTATTTCGACGTCGACGGGCAAGTCGCGCCGCGGCGCATCGAAGTGGTGCTGTCCGGTTCGCGCGTGGCCACCGTGCGCGATCCGGCGCGCAAGCAGGGCCTGAAGCAGGCGCGCCTGGATCCGGCGCGCATCGCCACGCTGTACGGGCAGCAGCAGGAAGAACGCCGCCTGGTGCGCATCGAGGAAGTCCCCGAGTTGCTGGTCACCGGCCTGCAGGCCGTCGAGGACCGCGACTTCAACAGCCACCACGGCCTGGACCTCAGCGGCATCCTGCGCGCGGCGTGGGTGAACATGCGTTCGGGCGAAGCCAAGCAGGGCGCGAGCACGCTCACGCAGCAGCTCGCGCGCAGCGGCTTGCTCGGGATCGGCAAGGAACAGACCCTGCGGCGCAAGTTCAAGGAAATGCTGTATGCGTTGCTGATCGAAGCGCGCTACGACAAGCGCACGATCCTGGAGGCATACTTCAACCAGGTGTACCTCGGCCAGCAGGGCTCGCAGGCGATCCACGGCGTGGCCGCGGCGTCGGAGTTCTGGTTCGGCCGCGACCTGCGCGACCTCAGCACCGAACAGATCGCCCTGATGATCGGCATCGTGCGCGGCCCGTCGTACTACGACCCGCGCCGCCATCCGGAACGTGCGCTGCAGCGTCGCAACTTCGCGCTCGGCAAGATGCACGAGTCCGGCCTGATCAACGACCAGGAATACGCGCGCGCGATGGGCGCACCGCTGGGCGTGAGCGCCACGCCGCTCAACATCGCCAATCGTTTCCCGTCCTACGTGGACCTCGTGCGCCGCCAGCTCGCGCGCGACTATCCCGCCGATGCGCTGCAGGGCGCGGGCCTGATCGTGCTCAGCGCGATGTCGCCGTCGGCGCAGGCCTACGCCGAAGGCGCGGTGACGCGCACGCTGAAGTCGGTGGAAAGCAAGCGCCGCCCGCCGCTGCAGGCAGGCCTGGTGGTCACCGACGTGCACAACGGCGACGTCGCCGCGGTGGTCGGCAGCCGCAGCTTCCAGGAACACGGCTTCAACCGCGCGGTGGAAGCGCAGCGCCCGGTGGGGTCGTTGCTCAAGCCGTTCGTGTACCTGCTCGCGCTCGCGCAGCCCGCCAAGTATTCGCTGGCCACGTACGTCGACGACGGCCCGGTCACGGTGTCGCTGGGGCAGGGCAAGCGCTGGACGCCCGGCAACAGCGATGGCCGCAGCCATGGCTCGGTGCGCCTGATCGATGCGCTCGCGCAGTCGTACAACCAGGCCACCGTGCGCATCGGCATGCAGGTGGATCCGCGTCGCCTCGGTGCGTTGATCAAGACGCTCGCGGGCATCGAGGCCGATCCCAATCCCGCGCTGATCCTGGGCTCGGTGGACCAGAGCCCGTATGCGATGGCGCAGCTGTACCAGTTCCTCGCCTCGGGCGGACAGATCCAGCCGTTGCACGCGGTGCGCGGCGTGCTCGATGCGAAGGGCAAGGCGCTCAACCGCTACGACACCATCCCGCCGCCGGCGCAGGAAGGCGACGCGATCGCCGCGCGCCTGATCGGCACGGCGATGCAGCACACCGTCACCTCGGGCACCGCGCATCAATTGGTCGGCGACGGCCTCGGCCGCCTGCAGGCCGCGGGCAAGACGGGCACCAGCAACGACAGCCGCGACAGCTGGTTCGCCGGTTACACGGGCGACTACCTGGCGGTGGTGTGGGTGGGCAACGACCAGAACCAGCCGACAGGCCTGTACGGCGCGACGGGCGCGATGCGCGTTTGGTCCGGCATCTTCTCGCGCCTGCCGAGCAAGCCGCTCGAGATCGGCGACAAGGGCCTGAACTGGACGTGGGTGATCGGCGGCAACGCGACCGATCCGGATTGCCCGGGCGCGCGCCGCTTCGCATTCGTCGCCGGCTTCCAGCCGCCGTATGCGCCGTGCCAGATCCAGGCGCCGCCGCAGGAAGAAAGTGGTGGCTGGCGCGACTGGTTCGGGTTCGGCAAGGACAACGACCAGCAACAACCGCAACCGCCGCCGCAGCCGCAACAGCAGCAGGCGCCGCCGCAGGACAACGGGCAATGA
- a CDS encoding glycosyltransferase: MSMPLADARFLFHRATGLLRRGWASLRARGWRATWARVRDVFERSTAAPRTPPWRPADAPFTPFALPATLAADAPRASIVIPVYGQFARTLACLRALAAHPPAALAEVIVVDDGSSDETPEALPRVAGLRFHRRAANGGFIAACNDGASLSRGEVVVFLNNDTIPQPGWLDALLRTFDTEPNVGLVGAQLRYPDDRLQEAGGVVFSDGSAWNYGRFAAPEDCRYAYLRDCDYVSGAAIALPRALFADLGGFSATYAPAYYEDTDLAFAVRARGLRVVYQPDSVVVHDEGGTAGTDLNAGPKAAQVRNQGRFLERWRETLATHPAPGTVPSPAVVHARQRQVLIVDALTPHPDHDSGSLRLVNLMRLLREEGAHVVFLPANRRDDGAATHALQAMGVECWHAPFAARAPAWFREHGARFDTIVLCRHYVASEFLPLARQHAPQARVVFDTVDLHYLRERRGAEVAGDQVALRAADRTRTRELDLIARSDATLVVSDVERTLLATDAPGARVDILSNLHQLAGPGLPFAQRHDLVFVGGFRHPPNVDAVRWFVESVFPRVRARLPDVRFHCIGGHVPDEIRVLDAIDGVHVHGHLPDIDPYMDGARIALAPLRYGAGVKGKVNLSMAHGQPVVATSCAVEGMHLRDGDDVLVADAPEAFAEAIVRLHEDEALWERLRDAGLRNVAAHFSLDAGRDVVRRVLLRQDA; encoded by the coding sequence ATGTCGATGCCCCTGGCCGATGCGCGCTTCCTGTTCCATCGCGCGACCGGCCTGCTCCGCCGCGGCTGGGCGAGCCTGCGTGCCCGCGGCTGGCGCGCCACGTGGGCCCGCGTCCGCGACGTCTTCGAACGCAGCACCGCCGCGCCGCGCACGCCGCCGTGGCGCCCGGCCGACGCGCCCTTCACGCCCTTCGCGCTGCCGGCCACGCTGGCCGCCGACGCGCCGCGCGCCAGCATCGTGATTCCCGTGTACGGGCAGTTCGCGCGCACCCTGGCGTGCCTGCGCGCGCTGGCGGCGCATCCGCCGGCGGCGCTGGCGGAGGTGATCGTGGTCGACGATGGTTCGTCGGACGAGACGCCGGAGGCCCTGCCCCGCGTGGCCGGCCTGCGGTTCCACCGCCGCGCGGCGAACGGCGGGTTCATCGCCGCGTGCAACGACGGCGCATCGCTGTCGCGCGGCGAGGTCGTCGTGTTCCTCAACAACGACACCATCCCGCAGCCGGGCTGGCTCGATGCATTGCTGCGCACATTCGACACGGAGCCGAACGTCGGCCTCGTCGGCGCGCAACTGCGTTACCCGGACGATCGCCTGCAGGAAGCCGGCGGCGTGGTCTTCTCCGACGGCAGCGCGTGGAATTACGGGCGTTTCGCCGCGCCGGAGGATTGTCGCTACGCCTACCTGCGCGATTGCGACTACGTGAGCGGCGCGGCGATCGCGCTGCCGCGCGCCTTGTTCGCCGACCTCGGCGGGTTCTCTGCCACGTATGCGCCCGCGTATTACGAAGACACCGACCTCGCGTTCGCGGTGCGCGCGCGGGGCTTGCGCGTGGTGTACCAGCCGGATTCGGTGGTCGTGCACGACGAAGGCGGCACGGCCGGCACCGATCTCAACGCGGGCCCGAAGGCCGCGCAGGTGCGCAACCAGGGGCGTTTCCTCGAACGCTGGCGCGAGACATTGGCGACGCACCCGGCGCCGGGCACGGTGCCCTCGCCCGCCGTCGTGCATGCGCGGCAACGGCAGGTGCTGATCGTCGATGCGCTCACGCCGCATCCGGACCACGACTCCGGCTCGCTGCGCCTCGTGAACCTGATGCGCCTGCTGCGCGAAGAAGGCGCGCACGTGGTCTTCCTGCCGGCCAACCGCCGCGACGACGGGGCCGCAACGCACGCGCTGCAAGCGATGGGCGTGGAGTGCTGGCATGCGCCGTTCGCGGCACGCGCGCCGGCGTGGTTCCGCGAACACGGGGCGCGCTTCGACACGATCGTGCTGTGCCGGCACTACGTCGCGTCCGAATTCCTGCCGCTGGCGCGCCAGCACGCGCCGCAGGCGCGCGTCGTGTTCGACACGGTGGACCTGCACTACCTGCGCGAACGCCGCGGCGCGGAAGTCGCGGGCGACCAGGTCGCGTTGCGCGCCGCCGATCGCACGCGCACGCGCGAACTGGACCTGATCGCGCGCAGCGACGCCACGCTCGTCGTCAGTGACGTCGAACGCACGCTGCTGGCCACCGATGCCCCGGGGGCGCGCGTCGACATCCTCTCGAACCTGCACCAGCTCGCCGGCCCCGGCCTGCCGTTCGCGCAACGCCACGACCTCGTGTTCGTCGGCGGCTTCCGCCATCCGCCGAACGTGGACGCGGTGCGCTGGTTCGTCGAATCCGTGTTTCCCCGCGTGCGTGCGCGCCTGCCCGATGTGCGGTTCCACTGCATCGGCGGCCACGTGCCGGACGAGATCCGCGTGCTCGACGCGATCGACGGCGTGCACGTGCACGGCCACCTGCCGGACATCGATCCGTACATGGACGGCGCGCGCATCGCGCTCGCGCCGCTGCGTTATGGCGCGGGCGTGAAGGGCAAGGTCAACCTGAGCATGGCGCACGGGCAACCGGTGGTGGCCACGTCGTGCGCGGTCGAAGGCATGCACCTGCGCGATGGCGACGACGTGCTGGTGGCCGATGCACCCGAGGCGTTCGCCGAGGCGATCGTGCGCCTGCATGAAGACGAAGCCTTGTGGGAGCGCTTGCGCGATGCCGGCCTGCGCAACGTGGCCGCGCACTTCTCGCTCGATGCGGGGCGCGACGTCGTGCGCCGCGTGCTGCTGCGCCAGGACGCCTAG